CCAGCAGGGCGAACGCGGCATGCAGCTGGAGGCCACGTTCTCCACCCCCTGGGTGTGGCTGAGCGTCTTCGGGATCGCCGGCTCCCGCATCGCGGACAACGTCGCGATCAACTCGTCCGAAGTCTACGGCCCGGGCGCCTCCGTGGCCGCCTGGCTCATGCAGCCCCTGTTCCTGCTGGTGATCGTCGGCGGCGCCGCGATCCTCGTCTGGGCCCTGCGCCGTGGCGCCGAGCGCGAGGAACTGTTCCTCGAAGGCGCGCTCCTGATGACCACCGCGTTCATCGTGTTCAACAAGGTGGGTTCCCCTCAGTTCATGATCTGGCTGGCACCCGTGGTCATCGCCGGCCTCACGCACGACTGGGACCGCTGGAAGGTCCCCGGAGCGCTCCTCATGGTGATCGCCATGACCACCTTCGTCATCTACCCGCTGTTCTACACGCCGCTGATCCACGCGCACCCGGTCATGGCCGCCGTGCTGACCCTGCGGAACGTGCTGCTGGTGGTCCTGCTGGTGTGGTCGATCCGGAGGACGCTGGACCTCGGGCGCAGCGCCACCCGCCGCGTGGAGGACGCGCCGGCCCCGGCTCTCTGAACCAGGGCTGCGGCCACCACCCTCCGACAGGACGACGACGGCGCGCCACCGGCGCGCCGTCGTCGTCCTGTTCCGTCTCCCGGCGCCACATCCCGGGCCGGGAGGGGCGCCGCCCGCTCAGGCGCGCGCTGTGCAGCTCAGATGACGCCCCAGTTCCCGTCGTTCCGGCGACCGCCGAACAGGGCCTTGCGGGTGTGCACGTCGAGGAACGCGAGGTACACGGTCATCCCGAGCGCCACGAAGAAGGCGATCGAGGAGACCGGCACGCCCAGCTGCACGAAGGAGTAGACCGACAGCTGGTCCTGTGCGCCGAACACCACGAAGAAGGTCACCACGATGTAGAGGGACTTGACCTGCCAGTCGTTGCGGATGCCGGTGGCCGCGAGCAGCGGCACGAACCAGAGGATGTACCAGGGCTGGATGATGGGCGAGAGCAGGACGATCGACGCCATGGCCAGGCCCGCGCGCCGCACCAGGTGCTCGTGCTTGCCGCGCAGGATCAGCAGCGCCGCGATGACCATCGAACCCACCTTCAACAGGGTCCGGAAGCCCGTGGCGATGTCCCCGCCGGGCAGACCGAGCGCGTTGAAGATCATCTCCAGCTGCTGCCCCAGGAAGCCCGAGGGCGCATAGCCGGTGTATCCCGGGGTGGGGTCCGTGAGGGCGAACAGCCACCCCATGCCGAGGTGGTACGGGATCCCGCTGACCACGAGGATCGCCAGTGACCCCAGGCCGCTGATGGCCCAGAACATCACTTTGCGGAGCCACCCGGCGCCCTTGCCGGCCCACATGAGCGCCAGGAACGGCAGGAAGATCACGGTGATGATCTTCACCCCGATGGAGGCCGTGATGAGCAGCAGAGCGGTCTTGTGCTTGCCCACCGAGGCGAAGTAGAAGGCCGCCACGGCGAGACCGATCATGAGCACGTCATTGTGGGCGCTGGCCACGAAACTGATGATGAAGAGCGGGTTCGCCACGGCCAGCCACAGCGCCCTGCCCGGGTTGATGCCGTGCTGAGCCGCCAGCTTGGGGACGTAGACGACACACAGCACGACGCCGATGAGCGCGACCACCCGGAAGAGCAGCACGGAATAATCCGGCTGGGCTCCCGTGATGCCCACGACCGCGCGGGCCAGCCAGAGGAAGTACGGCCCGTACGGGGTCCGGTTCTCCGCCCAGGCTTTGTCTGCGCCCAGCTGGAACCAATTGCTGAGCGAGGAGATGCCTTGCGTGTACGGGTCGAGGCCCTCGGCCACGAGCCGGCCCTGACCCGTGTAGGCGTAGATGTCACGGGAGAAGATCGGAACGGCGAAGAACAGGGGCAGCGCCCACAGGGAGATCGCCCAGACCACCGCTTTGAGTGAGCCGGTCCCCCAGCCTCCCAGCCGTTGGCCCAGCCGGATCCACGACCGGATGAGGATCATGGCGCCGAGACTGAGCGCCAGGGTGGACGCCGCGATGCCCTGGCCGTCGGTGCGGAGGAAGATGACCAGCGGATGCCGGAGCATGGGTGACGCGGGAGCGATCCAGCCCATGCCGATCGACCCGGCGAACATGAGGAAGGAGCCGACGGTCCCTTCGATGATGGCCGGCCAGGGATTGCCGGCCCAGGGCTCGCGCCAGGACAGACGGCGTTTGCGGTCCGGCTTCTTCACGGTGGTGCTGTCCTGCGTCTCCGCCATACCCGTCACCACCGCCACCCGTCCGTTCCTACCACTTCCATTCCAGCGTGCCGGCAGGGGTGATCGTCGGCCGGCCGGCCGCGCCCCTGCTTTTGCAGACGCCATTTTATCAGCGCGGCCGACGCGCGAGCGGAAGGCTGCGACCCCGCGCCGTCGGTCTGCCGGTCTCCCGCACTACTGACCGGTAGTCTGTCCTCGTGGCTAAAACACAAGAGCGAATTGTCTGGATCGACTGCGAGATGACCGGGCTGGACCTGGAACACGACGCCCTGATCGAGGTGGCGGCCCTGGTCACCGACTCGGAGCTGAACATCCTGGGTGACGGCGTGGACGTCGTGATCAAGCCGTCCGACGAGGCACTGGCCCAGATGAACGACTTCGTCCGTCAGATGCACACGGACTCGAAGCTGCTGGATGAACTCCCCCACGGGATGACCATGGCGGAGGCGCAGGAGAAGGTCCTGGCGTACATCAAGGAATGGGTTCCCGGGGTGGGCGTCGCCCCTCTGGGCGGCAATTCCATCGGCACGGACAAGATGTTCCTGCTCCGCGACATGCCGGAGCTGGTGAACCACCTGCACTACCGGGTGATCGACGTGAGCACCATCAAGGAGCTCTCCCGCCGCTGGTTCACCCGGGCCTACTTCCAGGCGCCGGCCAAGCACGGCGGACACCGCGCCCTGGGCGACATCCGCGACTCCATCGACGAGCTGCGCTACTACCGCCAGGCGGTCTTCGTCCCGGCCCCGGGGCCGGACACGGCCACCGCGCGGGAGATCTCCGCTCAGATCTCCGCCGCCCCCGAGAGCGCCGCCACCGCGGCCCGGCTCGAGCAGCAGCTGTAATCTGCGCCACTCGCTGAAACTTTTTTCGCGAAAAGTGCCAAAAGTGGCACGAAGTGGGCTCCGGAGCAGGTAAGCTAGTTGACGTTGCTTTTCGGGGGAACACCGGGAAACCGGTCCGTCGAAAGCCGCATGGTGGGCGTAGCTCAGTTGGCAGAGCGCCTGGTTGTGGTCCAGGAGGTCGCGGGTTCAACCCCCGTCGCTCACCCCATGTGTGGCGAGGTTCAATTCTGAACCTCGCCACTTCTGTTTTCCCCGCATGTGGACCCTTTCGGCGTCCTCTTACTCCTGTCAGTCCCGCTCTTTAGACTGGCGGTGCGATTCCAGACGACGGAACGGCGCGGCCACGTGGCCGGACCGAGACATCGGACCAGGGCGCCGAAGAGGGGCGCCGGACAAGGACGCCGGAAAGGGGACACCATGGAGCTTCGTCTCCGCGAGCTGAGGGATGCGGACCTGGACGCGGTCTTCGCGTGGGAAAGTGATCCGGCCGGCGTCGGGCTGGCGGCCTTCACCCGGAGCGATCCGAGCGATCGCGCCGCCTT
Above is a window of Arthrobacter sp. Y-9 DNA encoding:
- the mptB gene encoding polyprenol phosphomannose-dependent alpha 1,6 mannosyltransferase MptB, which translates into the protein MAETQDSTTVKKPDRKRRLSWREPWAGNPWPAIIEGTVGSFLMFAGSIGMGWIAPASPMLRHPLVIFLRTDGQGIAASTLALSLGAMILIRSWIRLGQRLGGWGTGSLKAVVWAISLWALPLFFAVPIFSRDIYAYTGQGRLVAEGLDPYTQGISSLSNWFQLGADKAWAENRTPYGPYFLWLARAVVGITGAQPDYSVLLFRVVALIGVVLCVVYVPKLAAQHGINPGRALWLAVANPLFIISFVASAHNDVLMIGLAVAAFYFASVGKHKTALLLITASIGVKIITVIFLPFLALMWAGKGAGWLRKVMFWAISGLGSLAILVVSGIPYHLGMGWLFALTDPTPGYTGYAPSGFLGQQLEMIFNALGLPGGDIATGFRTLLKVGSMVIAALLILRGKHEHLVRRAGLAMASIVLLSPIIQPWYILWFVPLLAATGIRNDWQVKSLYIVVTFFVVFGAQDQLSVYSFVQLGVPVSSIAFFVALGMTVYLAFLDVHTRKALFGGRRNDGNWGVI
- the orn gene encoding oligoribonuclease — translated: MAKTQERIVWIDCEMTGLDLEHDALIEVAALVTDSELNILGDGVDVVIKPSDEALAQMNDFVRQMHTDSKLLDELPHGMTMAEAQEKVLAYIKEWVPGVGVAPLGGNSIGTDKMFLLRDMPELVNHLHYRVIDVSTIKELSRRWFTRAYFQAPAKHGGHRALGDIRDSIDELRYYRQAVFVPAPGPDTATAREISAQISAAPESAATAARLEQQL